One window of the Trifolium pratense cultivar HEN17-A07 linkage group LG2, ARS_RC_1.1, whole genome shotgun sequence genome contains the following:
- the LOC123907040 gene encoding pentatricopeptide repeat-containing protein At1g12300, mitochondrial-like — MLFSTLRHFRFSNFPLFQLSNPKFIPCFHSSSMLMLYSQLHHQQEDQHNHLVSSFNQLLHQNPTPPIFHFGKILGSLVKSNHYYTVVSLHRQMELNGIASNLVTFNILINCFSQLGLNSLSFSVFANILKKGYDPNAITLTTLIKGLCLKGQIHKALNFHDNVVAQGFQLNQVSYGTLINGLCKVGETSAALQLLRRVDGKLVRPNVVMYTAIIDSMCKDKLVDDAFDLYSEMVAKTIYPNVVTYSTLISGFCIVGKLKEAIGLLNKMVLENINPNAYTFNILVDAFCKEGKVKEANNVFAMMIRKGVKPDVVTYNSLMDGYCLVKEMKKANGIFNTIAAQSGDVLSYNIMINGFCKVKMVDEALNLFKEMHCRNIIPDVVTYSSLIDGLGKSGRISHALKLVDEMHDRGQPPDIVTYNSIFDALCKTHHVEKAIALLTKVKNEGIQPNMNTYTILIHGLCKVGRVEDARNVFVDLSVKGYNLSVYTYTVMIQGFCIKGLFDEALALLSKMKDNGCIPNAKTYEIIIRCLFDRDENDKAEKLLREAVVRGLL; from the coding sequence ATGTTGTTTTCAACTTTGAGGCATTTTCGTTTCTCCAATTTTCCTCTTTTTCAACTTTCAAACCCTAAATTCATTCCTTGCTTCCATTCTTCATCAATGCTAATGCTATACTCTCAATTACATCACCAACAAGAAGACCAACATAATCATCTTGTTTCTTCATTCAATCAATTACTACATCAGAATCCAACTCCACCCATCTTCCATTTTGGTAAGATTTTAGGTTCTCTTGTTAAGTCCAATCATTACTACACTGTTGTTTCACTTCATCGTCAGATGGAACTAAATGGAATTGCTTCAAATTTAGTTACTTTCAACATCTTGATCAATTGTTTTTCTCAATTGGGTCTAAACTCTCTTTCCTTTTCTGTATTTGCCAACATTCTTAAAAAGGGTTATGACCCAAATGCCATAACTTTGACTACACTCATCAAGGGTCTTTGTCTCAAAGGTCAGATCCATAAAGCATTGAACTTTCATGACAACGTGGTAGCACAGGGATTTCAGTTGAACCAAGTTAGTTACGGGACCTTAATCAATGGGTTATGTAAAGTAGGAGAAACAAGTGCAGCCTTGCAGTTGCTGAGACGAGTTGATGGGAAACTGGTTCGACCTAATGTGGTAATGTACACTGCAATTATTGACAGTATGTGCAAAGATAAACTTGTTGATGATGCTTTTGATTTATATTCTGAAATGGTCGCTAAGACAATTTATCCCAATGTTGTCACTTATAGTACTTTAATTAGTGGCTTTTGCATTGTCGGTAAATTGAAAGAAGCAATTGGGCTTCTTAATAAAATGGTTTTGGAGAACATCAACCCGAATGCGTATACGTTTAATATATTGGTTGATGCATTTTGTAAGGAAGGAAAAGTGAAAGAAGCTAATAATGTGTTTGCTATGATGATCAGAAAAGGTGTTAAACCTGATGTTGTTACTTATAACTCTTTAATGGATGGATATTGCTTagttaaagaaatgaaaaaggcCAACGGTATATTCAACACCATAGCTGCCCAAAGCGGAGATGTTTTAAGTTACAATATTATGATTAATGGATTTTGTAAAGTTAAAATGGTGGACGAAGCCTTAAATCTCTTCAAAGAAATGCATTGTAGAAACATTATTCCTGATGTGGTAACTTACAGTTCCCTTATTGATGGTTTGGGCAAATCAGGGAGAATCTCTCATGCTTTGAAGCTTGTGGATGAGATGCATGATAGAGGTCAACCACCTGATATAGTTACCTACAATTCTATATTTGATGCTTTATGCAAAACCCATCATGTTGAAAAGGCGATTGCATTATTAACAAAAGTTAAGAACGAGGGCATTCAACCAAATATGAACACATATACTATTCTTATTCACGGATTGTGTAAAGTTGGAAGAGTAGAGGACGCGAGAAATGTTTTTGTAGATCTTTCAGTCAAAGGCTACAATCTAAGTGTTTATACATATACTGTTATGATCCAAGGGTTTTGCATCAAGGGCTTGTTTGATGAAGCGTTGGCCTTGCTATCAAAAATGAAAGACAATGGTTGCATTCCAAATGccaaaacttatgaaataattaTCCGTTGTCTATTtgatagagatgaaaatgataaggCAGAGAAACTTCTACGTGAAGCTGTCGTGAGAGGTCTACTGTAA